The Agromyces marinus genome window below encodes:
- the nagA gene encoding N-acetylglucosamine-6-phosphate deacetylase translates to MTEATTVIHSARLVSGADTVSDAWVRFEGDRIAARGLGESWRETPGLERGDDVEVTDAAGRWLAPGFIDIHCHGAGGGAFDAGDDAIARGLAVHRAHGTTRTVLSLVTAPVDALAERVATIARIASADPLVLGAHLEGPFLDHEFRGAHDPGLLRQADRAAVDRLLDAADGTLRQITIAPEHDGAADAIARFIDAGVAVAVGHTGADYETALRAFDAGASILTHAFNGMRGIHHRAPGPVVAAMHADHVTLEIVNDGVHVHPDVVRLAFSGAPGRVALVTDAMAAAGASDGDYILGALTVHVRDGVARLADTGSIAGSTLTQDRALRRAVLDSGIPLHAAIEALTVTPAAAIGRASDLGRLEPGYAADAVLLDDDLAVTAVWGAGTRLA, encoded by the coding sequence GTGACCGAAGCCACCACCGTCATCCATTCGGCCCGCCTCGTCTCGGGAGCCGACACCGTCTCGGACGCCTGGGTCCGCTTCGAGGGCGACCGCATCGCCGCACGCGGCCTCGGCGAATCCTGGCGTGAGACGCCCGGACTCGAACGCGGCGACGACGTCGAGGTGACGGATGCCGCCGGCCGCTGGCTCGCCCCCGGATTCATCGACATCCACTGCCACGGCGCGGGCGGCGGCGCCTTCGACGCCGGCGACGACGCCATCGCACGCGGCCTCGCGGTGCATCGCGCCCACGGCACGACCCGCACCGTCCTCTCGCTCGTCACGGCCCCCGTCGACGCGCTCGCCGAGCGCGTCGCCACCATCGCGCGGATCGCGTCAGCCGACCCGCTGGTCCTCGGAGCCCACCTCGAGGGACCCTTCCTCGACCACGAGTTCCGGGGCGCGCACGACCCGGGGCTGCTCCGCCAGGCCGACCGCGCCGCGGTCGACCGCCTCCTCGACGCCGCCGACGGCACGCTGCGCCAGATCACGATCGCACCCGAGCACGATGGCGCCGCCGACGCGATCGCACGCTTCATCGACGCCGGGGTCGCCGTCGCCGTCGGGCACACGGGCGCCGACTACGAGACCGCCCTTCGGGCATTCGACGCCGGAGCGAGCATCCTCACCCACGCGTTCAACGGGATGCGCGGCATCCACCACCGCGCGCCCGGCCCCGTGGTGGCCGCAATGCACGCCGATCACGTGACGCTCGAGATCGTGAACGACGGCGTGCACGTGCATCCGGACGTGGTGAGGCTCGCCTTCTCGGGCGCACCGGGGCGCGTCGCGCTCGTCACCGACGCGATGGCCGCCGCCGGCGCCTCCGACGGCGACTACATCCTCGGCGCGCTCACCGTCCATGTGCGCGACGGCGTCGCCCGACTGGCCGACACCGGATCCATTGCCGGGTCGACCCTCACCCAGGACCGCGCGCTGCGCCGTGCCGTGCTCGACAGCGGCATCCCGCTCCACGCCGCGATCGAGGCGCTCACCGTGACCCCGGCAGCGGCGATCGGTCGTGCGAGCGACCTCGGCCGGCTTGAGCCCGGCTACGCGGCCGACGCGGTCCTGCTGGACGACGACCTCGCGGTGACGGCGGTCTGGGGGGCGGGCACCCGCCTCGCATGA
- a CDS encoding family 20 glycosylhydrolase, with protein sequence MHRRIVAILCVAAVTLPLAGCAPGAESPPGGARAVTPAPAALTWADAGPYELTEGTRIIVDGDAGTAPDLLADLLREATGHPVPVVDASTDGTVAAADADDIAITVDPEASAPVPEPAPAAGTGRDEAYALETGADGVELTARSAAGAFLGTQSLRQLLPAAIERPGADAPDGGWTVPAASVADRPRFAYRGAMLDVARHFFPVEGVERYLDALALLKVNVLHLHLTDDQGWRIAIDGWPELTGIGASTSVGGDGGGSYSAEDYRRIVAYAAARHITIVPEIDLPGHTNAALSAYPELNPGGVAPPPYEGFEVGFSSLSAAPEEAEATNRFLADVLTQVAALTPGPWLHVGGDESHATSEEDYLDLVGRITATAAATGKTVMGWHELGASGDLPEGTIGQYWNFVEPEAEPEELAHSIVDQGGRLVLSPADVAYLDMKYVDDPPSPQGRRVGLEWAKGATTLDEAYSWEPTEILPGVDEAAILGIEAPLWTETLRDIDEVEFMAFPRIVAIAEIAWSPRPAGGERDHDGFFDRVALLGQRWDETGTAYHPVGGVPWVG encoded by the coding sequence CGCGCCGTCACCCCCGCACCGGCCGCACTCACGTGGGCCGACGCCGGCCCCTACGAGCTCACTGAGGGCACCCGCATCATCGTCGACGGCGACGCGGGCACCGCTCCCGACCTGCTCGCCGACCTGCTGCGCGAGGCCACGGGCCACCCCGTCCCGGTCGTCGACGCGAGCACCGACGGCACGGTCGCTGCTGCCGACGCCGACGACATCGCGATCACCGTCGACCCCGAGGCATCCGCCCCGGTGCCCGAGCCGGCCCCCGCGGCCGGGACGGGCCGCGACGAGGCCTACGCGCTCGAGACCGGCGCCGACGGCGTCGAGCTCACCGCACGGTCGGCGGCCGGCGCCTTCCTCGGCACCCAGTCCCTTCGCCAGTTGCTGCCCGCGGCGATCGAACGCCCCGGCGCGGACGCGCCCGACGGCGGATGGACCGTGCCCGCCGCGTCCGTCGCCGATCGACCGCGATTCGCGTACCGCGGTGCGATGCTCGACGTCGCCCGCCACTTCTTCCCCGTCGAGGGCGTCGAGCGCTACCTCGACGCCCTCGCCCTGCTGAAGGTCAACGTGCTCCACCTGCACCTCACCGACGACCAGGGCTGGCGCATCGCGATCGACGGATGGCCCGAGCTCACCGGCATCGGGGCGTCGACCTCGGTCGGCGGCGACGGCGGCGGGTCGTACAGCGCCGAGGACTACCGCCGGATCGTGGCGTACGCCGCTGCGCGGCACATCACGATCGTGCCCGAGATCGACCTGCCCGGGCACACCAACGCGGCACTCAGCGCGTACCCCGAGCTCAACCCCGGCGGCGTCGCGCCGCCCCCGTACGAGGGGTTCGAGGTCGGGTTCTCCTCCCTCAGCGCGGCGCCCGAGGAGGCCGAGGCGACGAACCGGTTCCTCGCCGACGTCCTCACGCAGGTCGCCGCGCTGACACCCGGCCCCTGGCTGCACGTCGGCGGCGACGAGTCGCATGCGACGAGCGAGGAGGACTACCTCGACCTCGTCGGCCGGATCACCGCCACCGCGGCCGCGACGGGCAAGACGGTCATGGGATGGCACGAGCTCGGCGCCTCGGGCGACCTGCCCGAGGGAACGATCGGCCAGTACTGGAACTTCGTCGAACCCGAGGCCGAACCCGAGGAACTCGCGCACTCGATCGTCGACCAGGGCGGGAGGCTCGTGCTCTCGCCCGCCGACGTGGCCTACCTCGACATGAAGTACGTCGACGACCCGCCATCGCCTCAGGGCCGACGCGTCGGCCTCGAGTGGGCGAAGGGCGCCACGACGCTCGACGAGGCCTACTCGTGGGAGCCGACCGAGATCCTCCCCGGAGTCGACGAGGCGGCGATCCTCGGCATCGAGGCGCCGCTCTGGACCGAGACCCTGCGGGACATCGACGAGGTCGAGTTCATGGCGTTCCCCCGCATCGTCGCGATCGCCGAGATCGCCTGGTCTCCGCGGCCCGCCGGCGGCGAACGCGATCACGACGGGTTCTTCGATCGCGTCGCGCTGCTCGGGCAGCGCTGGGACGAGACCGGCACCGCCTACCACCCGGTGGGCGGGGTGCCATGGGTCGGATGA
- a CDS encoding sigma-70 family RNA polymerase sigma factor: protein MGSPPTRPADSDLLAATRRGDREAYAELWRRHEASARTVARSHSSFDADDLVAEAFTRVYEAIRAGNGPTAAFRPYLFTTLRNTAAAWGRAGREHPLDTLDELADPATDDAARLMALDRSDTAAAFRALPARWQEVLWYAEVERMTPAQFAPLLGMSSNAAAALAYRAREGLRQEWLRAHLAQSPRDRECGWALDRLPAFQRGRLRRRDTARLESHLDGCDDCTAAALEVREVGSRLAVVLLPLAAGTAAATAYSASLEVGAPVALAAGAGAGAGAGSGAGAGAGAGSGSATSLAGAGTSSAAASPAVLVGAGVGGALLVAATAAALLLPGLTATAPESRPAVAAERAAPAPATESETLASARPDPSPEQVPIGEGSPRHEAPSAPAEPAPAPAPAPAPEPTPEPEPEPTPEPTPEPEPEPEPEPEPEPEPEPEPADAPALVVAAHGSRLTLTLTGIPGAEVELLADGVPFLTVTLDASGTRVVELHAPGNHRWTAGARYA from the coding sequence GTGGGATCCCCACCCACCCGCCCAGCGGACTCCGACCTGCTCGCCGCGACCCGACGGGGCGACCGCGAGGCCTACGCCGAGCTGTGGCGGCGGCACGAGGCATCCGCTCGCACGGTCGCGCGATCGCACTCGAGCTTCGACGCCGACGACCTCGTCGCCGAGGCGTTCACCCGCGTCTACGAGGCGATCCGGGCGGGCAACGGCCCGACCGCGGCGTTCCGGCCCTACCTGTTCACGACGCTCCGCAACACCGCGGCGGCCTGGGGCCGCGCGGGTCGGGAGCACCCGCTCGACACGCTCGACGAACTGGCCGATCCCGCCACGGACGACGCGGCCCGGCTGATGGCACTCGACCGATCCGACACCGCGGCGGCCTTCCGCGCGCTTCCGGCCCGCTGGCAGGAGGTGCTCTGGTACGCGGAGGTCGAGCGCATGACGCCCGCGCAGTTCGCTCCGCTGCTCGGCATGTCCTCGAACGCGGCAGCAGCGCTCGCCTACCGGGCGCGCGAAGGGCTGCGCCAGGAGTGGCTCCGCGCGCACCTCGCACAGTCCCCGCGCGACCGCGAATGCGGCTGGGCGCTCGACCGCCTTCCCGCCTTCCAGCGCGGGCGGCTGCGCAGGCGCGACACCGCCAGGCTCGAGTCGCACCTCGACGGCTGCGACGACTGCACGGCGGCCGCCCTCGAGGTCCGCGAGGTCGGCTCGCGGCTCGCAGTCGTGCTGCTGCCGTTGGCAGCCGGAACCGCGGCCGCGACCGCCTACTCGGCGTCGCTGGAGGTGGGCGCGCCGGTTGCGCTGGCCGCGGGCGCCGGGGCGGGCGCCGGAGCCGGGTCGGGCGCCGGGGCGGGTGCCGGAGCCGGGTCGGGTTCCGCGACCTCCCTGGCCGGTGCCGGCACGAGCAGCGCCGCCGCCTCGCCGGCCGTCCTCGTCGGCGCCGGCGTCGGCGGCGCACTGCTCGTCGCGGCGACGGCGGCTGCGCTCCTGCTGCCGGGGCTGACGGCGACGGCCCCGGAGTCCCGGCCCGCGGTCGCCGCCGAACGGGCGGCTCCCGCACCGGCCACCGAATCCGAGACCCTCGCCTCGGCCCGACCCGATCCGTCGCCCGAGCAGGTCCCGATCGGCGAGGGTTCCCCGCGCCACGAGGCCCCCTCCGCGCCCGCCGAGCCCGCTCCCGCTCCCGCGCCCGCGCCCGCGCCCGAACCGACGCCCGAACCCGAGCCCGAACCGACGCCGGAACCGACGCCGGAACCCGAACCCGAGCCCGAGCCGGAACCCGAGCCCGAGCCCGAGCCGGAGCCCGAACCCGCCGACGCCCCAGCGCTGGTCGTGGCGGCGCACGGCTCGCGCCTCACCCTCACCCTCACCGGGATCCCCGGTGCGGAGGTCGAACTGCTCGCCGACGGCGTCCCGTTCCTCACGGTCACGCTCGACGCGTCGGGCACCCGCGTCGTCGAGCTGCACGCGCCCGGAAACCACCGGTGGACCGCCGGGGCACGCTACGCCTGA